The following proteins are encoded in a genomic region of Oceanisphaera profunda:
- the fdnG gene encoding formate dehydrogenase-N subunit alpha, translating into MSNISRRDFFKITGATLATSSMAVLGMAPTPALAAARQYKLLRATETRSTCPYCSVACGILVYSMGDGAKNAKPSVMHIEGDHDHPVNRGTLCPKGAGLVDFIHSPNRLTFPEYRAPGSDTWQRISWEQAYSGIAKLMKEDRDANFVQQTDDGKTVNRWLTTGMLAASASSNEVGYITHKVIRPLGILAFDNQARVUHGPTVAGLAPTFGRGAMTNHWVDIKNADVILIMGGNAAEAHPCGFKWVTEAKAHNNAKLIVVDPRFNRSASVADVYAPIRTGTDIVFLGGVIKYLLDTNQIQHEYVKNYTDLSFLVHEDFDFEDGIFSGYNEDTSHYDKSSWDYQLDEQGEVIADPSLQHPRSVYQLLKQHYQRYTPEMVARVCGTPVPKFNQICELLASTHTPDRAGTILYALGWTQHSIGSQIIRTGAMMQLLLGNIGIAGGGMNALRGHSNIQGLTDLGLMTNLLPGYMTLPNEAEQDFDGYIAKRTQKPLRQNQLSYWQNYKKFHVSLAKAWWGDHAQAENNFAFDLLPKLDKPYDMLQVYELMNQGKMNGYICQGFNPLAAAPNKAKMIKSLSQLKFMVIMDPLVTETSEFWRNMGESNDVNSKDIQTEVYRLPTSCFAEEAGTLVNSGRWLQWHWKAAEPPGEAKTDIEIMATLYQHIRKLYETEGGTFAEPITQLSWPYANPYEPTAEELAKELNGRALTDLTDGEGKVIRKAGEQLSGFGEMRDDGSTLGGCWIYSGSWTEEGNMMARRDSSDPTGIGQTLNWAWAWPANRRVLYNRASCDIEGKPFDPSRSLVHWNGSKWTGADVPDFKANEPPTDGMGPFIMNPEGVARFFAKGNMAEGPFPTHYEPFETPLGYNPLFKDNARATNNPAARLFDADRAEMGKVEQFPYVGTTYRLTEHFHYWSKNVLLNAVIQPEQFVEIGAELAGELGINQGDVVKVSSNRGYIKAKAVVTKRIRGMDIDGKRVHHIGIPIHWGFVGVTKPGFLANTLTPSVGDANSQTPEFKSFLVNVEKV; encoded by the coding sequence ATGAGCAATATCAGCCGACGCGATTTTTTTAAGATAACAGGTGCCACCCTAGCAACGTCGAGCATGGCGGTGTTAGGTATGGCGCCCACACCGGCTCTTGCGGCGGCGCGACAATATAAGCTATTGCGCGCCACCGAAACTCGCAGCACTTGCCCCTACTGCTCTGTTGCTTGCGGAATTTTGGTGTACAGCATGGGGGACGGCGCCAAGAACGCTAAACCGAGTGTGATGCACATCGAAGGCGATCACGATCATCCGGTTAACCGCGGCACCTTGTGCCCAAAAGGTGCGGGCCTGGTGGACTTTATTCACAGCCCTAACCGCCTGACCTTTCCTGAATATCGCGCCCCCGGCTCAGATACTTGGCAGCGTATTTCTTGGGAGCAAGCCTATAGCGGCATCGCAAAATTAATGAAGGAAGATCGCGATGCGAACTTCGTTCAACAAACCGACGATGGCAAAACCGTTAACCGCTGGCTTACCACCGGTATGCTGGCCGCATCTGCCAGTAGTAACGAAGTGGGTTACATCACCCATAAAGTGATACGTCCCTTAGGAATATTGGCATTCGATAACCAAGCACGCGTTTGACACGGTCCTACGGTGGCAGGTCTTGCCCCAACATTTGGCCGTGGCGCTATGACGAATCATTGGGTCGATATTAAAAATGCCGACGTTATTCTTATTATGGGCGGCAACGCTGCCGAGGCGCACCCTTGTGGTTTTAAATGGGTAACCGAAGCTAAGGCACATAATAATGCCAAACTGATCGTGGTCGATCCGCGCTTTAACCGCTCCGCTTCTGTGGCAGATGTGTATGCGCCGATCCGTACCGGTACCGATATAGTCTTTTTAGGCGGGGTTATCAAGTATCTGCTTGATACCAACCAGATCCAGCACGAGTACGTTAAAAACTACACAGATCTATCGTTTTTGGTGCATGAAGACTTCGACTTCGAAGATGGCATTTTCTCCGGCTATAACGAAGACACCAGCCATTACGATAAATCCAGCTGGGATTACCAACTGGATGAGCAAGGTGAGGTCATTGCCGATCCTAGCTTGCAGCATCCGCGCTCTGTGTATCAGCTGTTAAAGCAACATTATCAGCGTTATACGCCAGAAATGGTGGCGCGAGTTTGTGGTACGCCTGTTCCTAAATTTAATCAGATATGTGAACTACTGGCTTCCACTCATACCCCCGATCGCGCGGGCACTATTCTCTATGCATTGGGTTGGACTCAGCACTCCATTGGTTCGCAGATTATTCGCACCGGCGCCATGATGCAGCTATTGCTAGGTAACATAGGCATAGCCGGTGGTGGCATGAACGCGCTGCGCGGTCACTCTAATATCCAAGGCTTAACGGATTTAGGGCTAATGACCAACCTGCTGCCAGGCTATATGACGCTGCCAAATGAAGCCGAGCAAGACTTTGATGGCTACATTGCCAAGCGTACCCAAAAACCGCTGCGCCAAAATCAGCTGAGCTATTGGCAAAACTATAAAAAGTTCCATGTCAGCCTGGCCAAAGCTTGGTGGGGCGATCATGCACAAGCAGAAAATAACTTCGCTTTCGACCTGCTGCCAAAGTTGGATAAACCCTACGACATGCTGCAAGTTTATGAGTTAATGAACCAAGGCAAGATGAACGGTTATATCTGTCAGGGTTTTAACCCGCTAGCAGCGGCACCGAACAAAGCCAAGATGATCAAATCATTATCTCAGCTGAAGTTCATGGTGATCATGGATCCTTTAGTGACCGAAACTTCCGAGTTTTGGCGCAACATGGGCGAGTCCAATGATGTGAACTCGAAGGATATTCAAACTGAAGTATATCGCTTACCGACCTCTTGCTTTGCCGAAGAAGCCGGCACCCTAGTTAACTCGGGCCGTTGGCTACAATGGCACTGGAAAGCCGCCGAGCCACCAGGAGAAGCCAAGACCGATATCGAGATCATGGCCACTCTGTATCAGCATATTCGCAAGCTCTACGAAACCGAGGGCGGCACCTTTGCCGAGCCTATTACTCAGCTGTCTTGGCCCTATGCTAATCCCTACGAGCCCACGGCCGAAGAGTTGGCAAAAGAGCTGAACGGCCGTGCCTTAACTGACTTAACAGACGGTGAAGGCAAGGTGATTCGCAAGGCCGGCGAGCAGTTATCAGGCTTTGGCGAAATGCGTGATGACGGCTCCACTTTAGGTGGCTGCTGGATTTACTCGGGCTCTTGGACCGAAGAAGGCAATATGATGGCGCGCCGCGACAGCAGCGACCCCACCGGTATTGGTCAGACGCTAAACTGGGCTTGGGCATGGCCGGCTAACCGCCGCGTGCTCTATAACCGAGCTTCCTGCGATATCGAAGGCAAACCCTTCGATCCAAGCCGTTCGCTGGTGCACTGGAATGGTAGCAAATGGACCGGCGCGGATGTGCCAGACTTTAAAGCCAATGAGCCACCCACCGATGGCATGGGTCCCTTTATCATGAACCCCGAAGGCGTGGCACGCTTTTTTGCCAAGGGCAACATGGCCGAAGGTCCCTTTCCTACCCATTACGAGCCTTTTGAAACGCCGCTCGGTTATAACCCTTTATTTAAAGACAACGCACGAGCGACCAATAACCCAGCCGCGCGCCTGTTTGATGCTGACCGGGCCGAGATGGGTAAAGTGGAGCAATTCCCCTATGTGGGCACCACTTATCGCTTAACCGAGCATTTCCACTACTGGAGTAAGAACGTACTGCTGAACGCCGTTATTCAGCCAGAGCAGTTTGTGGAAATTGGCGCCGAGCTGGCAGGTGAGCTGGGCATCAACCAAGGGGATGTGGTGAAAGTGTCATCCAACCGTGGCTACATTAAAGCCAAGGCGGTGGTCACCAAGCGCATTCGTGGCATGGACATAGACGGCAAGCGGGTACATCACATCGGCATTCCCATTCACTGGGGCTTTGTCGGCGTGACTAAACCTGGCTTTTTGGCCAATACGCTCACGCCCTCGGTCGGGGACGCTAACTCACAAACACCTGAGTTTAAGTCCTTTCTCGTCAACGTAGAAAAGGTGTAG
- the fdxH gene encoding formate dehydrogenase subunit beta, translated as MASQGMDIKRRSATTTPSPSVRNSPVQGGGVAKLIDVSQCIGCKACQVACMEWNDLRDEVGHNVGVYDNPADMTENSWTVMRFSEYEKDDGDLEWLIRKDGCMHCEEPGCLTACPSPGAIVQHANGIVDFNQDSCIGCGYCVTGCPFDVPRISKTDKKAYKCNLCVDRVEVGQEPACVKICPTGAISFGSKDDMKHHADERIRDLKSRGYDNAGLYDPDGVGGTHVMYVLHHADKPQLYSGLPKAPKISAIVSLWKGPAKPIGVAAMVLTALVGAAHYIRNRPSEVTKADELAAKHAAELVALQAAELAAEKTAEEERNDQRG; from the coding sequence ATGGCTTCACAAGGAATGGATATTAAACGTCGCTCGGCGACCACCACACCTTCACCCAGCGTTCGTAATTCCCCCGTGCAAGGCGGGGGCGTGGCCAAGCTTATTGATGTGTCGCAATGCATAGGTTGCAAGGCCTGTCAGGTGGCATGCATGGAGTGGAACGACCTGCGAGACGAGGTCGGGCATAACGTGGGCGTGTACGACAACCCCGCCGATATGACCGAGAACAGCTGGACCGTAATGCGCTTTTCTGAATATGAAAAAGACGACGGCGATCTGGAATGGTTAATCCGAAAAGATGGCTGCATGCACTGCGAAGAGCCGGGTTGCTTAACTGCCTGCCCCTCTCCCGGTGCCATAGTGCAGCATGCCAACGGCATAGTGGACTTCAACCAAGACAGCTGTATCGGCTGTGGTTACTGTGTAACCGGTTGTCCGTTTGATGTGCCACGTATTTCTAAAACCGACAAAAAAGCCTACAAGTGCAACTTGTGCGTGGACCGCGTTGAGGTAGGCCAAGAACCGGCTTGTGTGAAGATTTGTCCCACAGGTGCCATTTCGTTTGGCTCCAAGGATGATATGAAGCATCACGCCGACGAGCGTATTAGAGATCTCAAGTCTCGCGGTTATGACAATGCGGGCTTGTACGATCCCGACGGCGTAGGCGGCACTCATGTGATGTATGTCTTACATCACGCGGATAAACCCCAGCTCTACAGTGGTTTGCCAAAAGCGCCTAAAATCAGCGCCATTGTGTCGCTGTGGAAGGGGCCGGCCAAACCAATTGGGGTGGCGGCCATGGTGTTAACCGCGCTGGTGGGTGCTGCGCACTATATCCGCAATCGCCCTTCTGAGGTGACGAAAGCTGATGAGCTGGCCGCCAAACATGCGGCAGAGCTGGTAGCGCTGCAGGCTGCAGAACTGGCAGCCGAAAAAACGGCCGAGGAGGAAAGAAATGATCAACGAGGATAA
- a CDS encoding formate dehydrogenase subunit gamma — MINEDKEIVRYTANQRLNHWLIALSFVLLAISGLALFHPALFWLSNLLGGGTWTRILHPFIGVVMFVSFFSFALQLWRDNRMTADDRAWLKAVPKVISHQEEGVPEAGRYNGGQKVLFWVLIVLMLGLLVSGVLMWRTYFTFPVELIRWASMLHALFALVLVCAIIVHAYAGIWVKGSVRAMTRGTVTPGWAWKHHRKWYRKKMRDSSLK; from the coding sequence ATGATCAACGAGGATAAGGAAATTGTACGTTACACGGCCAATCAGCGACTTAATCACTGGCTGATTGCGCTGAGCTTCGTACTGTTGGCCATTTCTGGCTTGGCATTATTTCATCCGGCCTTGTTCTGGCTAAGCAACCTATTAGGAGGCGGCACTTGGACACGAATATTGCACCCCTTTATTGGGGTGGTGATGTTTGTCAGCTTCTTCAGTTTTGCGCTGCAGCTGTGGCGAGACAACCGCATGACGGCGGACGACCGAGCTTGGTTGAAAGCCGTGCCTAAGGTTATCTCACATCAAGAAGAAGGCGTGCCGGAAGCCGGCCGTTATAACGGTGGCCAAAAGGTACTATTTTGGGTGTTAATCGTGCTGATGTTGGGCTTGTTGGTCTCGGGCGTGCTGATGTGGCGGACCTATTTCACCTTTCCGGTGGAGCTGATCCGTTGGGCATCCATGCTGCATGCGCTGTTTGCCTTGGTGCTGGTTTGCGCCATTATCGTGCACGCTTACGCGGGCATTTGGGTGAAGGGTTCGGTGCGCGCCATGACCCGCGGCACTGTCACACCGGGCTGGGCGTGGAAGCATCACCGCAAGTGGTATCGCAAGAAAATGCGAGACTCGTCACTAAAGTAA
- the fdhE gene encoding formate dehydrogenase accessory protein FdhE, translated as MQRILTRGEIETLDRTSIVRLITPVADTFSIRAQRLRDIAIDNPIEDYLLLIAQLADAQQQVFAQDWTLAALDETQLAQAQAHGMPPFSASSIKRDATWRAMLSAILEQLLQQTTHSNPLTDAVRNNLVQLADDINNQPELIEQQADDLLNQALERIDAARAPFIMAGLQVYWSQLVAGLESQKIPANTPFGLCPCCGNQPVSSTVMLGGPKEQIRYATCSLCSSQWHIVRVTCTHCEDTKKLAYHSLEEGSAGIKAESCDHCQHYRKIFYLDKEQFAEAFADDLASLPLDILMGEANFYRANNNPYLWQLAEQ; from the coding sequence ATGCAGCGAATTCTTACCCGTGGCGAAATAGAGACCCTAGATCGCACCAGCATAGTGCGCCTTATTACTCCCGTGGCGGACACCTTTAGCATCCGCGCGCAGCGGTTGCGAGATATCGCCATCGATAATCCGATTGAGGATTATCTGCTCTTGATTGCTCAACTGGCAGACGCCCAGCAACAGGTCTTTGCCCAAGACTGGACTCTCGCCGCCCTCGACGAAACTCAACTTGCCCAAGCACAGGCCCATGGCATGCCACCTTTTAGCGCTAGCAGCATAAAGCGAGATGCCACTTGGCGCGCTATGCTAAGCGCCATTCTCGAGCAGCTGTTGCAACAAACTACTCATTCCAACCCCCTAACCGATGCGGTACGCAACAATTTAGTGCAATTGGCAGATGATATTAATAATCAGCCTGAACTTATTGAGCAACAGGCCGATGACTTGCTCAATCAAGCGCTAGAAAGAATCGATGCCGCCCGTGCACCTTTTATTATGGCCGGTTTACAAGTGTACTGGAGCCAATTAGTCGCAGGGCTCGAGAGCCAGAAAATTCCTGCCAATACGCCTTTTGGCCTATGCCCTTGCTGTGGCAACCAGCCGGTGTCTAGCACAGTGATGTTGGGCGGGCCTAAAGAGCAAATCCGTTATGCCACCTGCTCGTTATGCTCGAGCCAATGGCACATAGTGCGCGTGACCTGCACCCACTGTGAAGATACCAAAAAGCTGGCTTATCACTCCCTGGAGGAAGGCAGTGCCGGTATCAAGGCCGAGTCTTGCGATCATTGCCAGCATTACCGCAAGATTTTCTATCTTGATAAAGAGCAGTTTGCCGAGGCTTTCGCCGATGATCTAGCCAGTCTTCCGCTGGATATTTTAATGGGCGAAGCGAACTTTTATCGTGCCAATAACAATCCTTATTTATGGCAACTGGCGGAGCAATAA
- the selA gene encoding L-seryl-tRNA(Sec) selenium transferase, whose product MNLPASSEPCVIQPLAQPADLPALDKVLHRPELAATITQHGLTLVTQQLRLLLAELRTQVLEQQLTLPEVEPTHIIAQLIERLSALTTSKLKTVINLTGTVLHTNLGRALLPDCAVEAVTQVLTQPTNLEFDLETGKRGDRDSLIESLICELTGAEAATVVNNNAAAVLLMLNALASTKEVIVSRGELVEIGGSFRIPDIMSSAGSKLVEVGTTNRTHYADYERAISEQTAMLMKVHCSNYAVVGFTKETALTELVKLGQQHQIPVTVDLGSGTLVDLAQWGLPHEPTVKETIQAGADLVTFSGDKLLGGPQAGFIVGRKSLVDIIKKHPLKRALRVGKLTMAALESVLSLYRSPELLPERLTTLRLLTRAQSDIQQQAQSLQASLQHAVGSDYLVNCEPMLSQIGSGAMPIESLPSFGLVVQYQGLDKANRQIMRLERGLRTQAQPIIGRIHKNALYLDCRCLSEAQAELLKVTWSEARL is encoded by the coding sequence ATGAACCTACCCGCTTCTTCTGAACCTTGCGTCATTCAACCCTTGGCCCAACCGGCAGATTTGCCGGCCTTGGATAAAGTACTGCATCGGCCTGAATTAGCCGCGACTATCACTCAGCACGGGCTAACACTGGTAACGCAGCAACTGCGCTTGCTGTTGGCCGAGCTGCGCACTCAGGTTCTTGAGCAGCAGCTGACTCTGCCGGAAGTGGAACCTACTCACATAATCGCCCAGCTCATAGAGCGGCTTAGCGCCTTAACCACCTCTAAGCTCAAAACCGTGATTAACCTCACCGGCACCGTGTTGCACACTAACTTGGGCCGCGCCTTATTACCCGACTGCGCCGTAGAGGCCGTCACTCAGGTGCTGACCCAGCCCACCAATCTGGAATTTGATTTAGAAACCGGCAAGCGTGGTGATCGAGACAGTTTAATTGAAAGCTTAATCTGCGAGCTGACCGGCGCCGAGGCCGCCACCGTGGTGAATAACAACGCCGCCGCAGTGCTACTGATGCTTAACGCCTTGGCCTCAACCAAAGAAGTGATCGTGTCCCGCGGCGAGTTGGTAGAAATTGGTGGCTCATTTCGAATCCCGGATATTATGAGCAGCGCCGGCAGTAAGCTGGTGGAAGTGGGCACCACTAACCGCACCCATTATGCCGACTACGAGCGCGCCATTTCTGAGCAAACCGCCATGTTGATGAAGGTGCATTGCAGCAATTACGCGGTGGTGGGCTTTACCAAGGAAACGGCGCTGACTGAGTTAGTTAAACTTGGCCAGCAACATCAGATCCCGGTGACGGTAGATTTAGGCAGCGGCACCTTAGTGGATTTAGCCCAGTGGGGCTTGCCTCATGAACCTACGGTAAAAGAAACCATACAAGCAGGCGCAGATCTGGTGACATTTAGTGGCGATAAGCTATTGGGCGGACCACAAGCGGGTTTTATCGTCGGGCGAAAGTCACTAGTCGATATTATTAAGAAGCACCCGCTAAAGCGCGCGCTGAGAGTCGGCAAACTCACCATGGCGGCACTGGAGTCGGTATTGTCTTTATATCGCAGCCCAGAGTTATTACCCGAGCGCTTAACCACGCTACGTCTGCTGACGCGCGCTCAGTCTGACATACAACAACAAGCACAAAGCTTGCAAGCGAGTTTACAGCACGCAGTGGGTAGCGATTATTTGGTCAACTGCGAGCCTATGCTGAGCCAGATTGGCAGCGGTGCCATGCCGATTGAATCGCTGCCGAGCTTCGGCTTAGTAGTGCAGTATCAAGGCTTGGACAAAGCCAATCGCCAAATAATGAGGCTTGAGCGCGGGTTGCGCACTCAAGCCCAGCCTATTATTGGCCGCATCCATAAAAACGCCTTGTATCTGGACTGTCGCTGTTTAAGTGAGGCGCAAGCAGAGCTGCTTAAAGTTACCTGGAGTGAGGCGCGGTTATGA
- the selB gene encoding selenocysteine-specific translation elongation factor yields MIIGTAGHIDHGKTALVRALTGVNTDRLKDEQERGITISLGYAYQQLEQNITLGFVDVPGHEGLIHTMVAGATGIDYAMLVVAADDGIMPQTLEHIAILSLLGLTQGCVVITKQDKAQPEQLAQTQAQLSQALANTFLNTAPRFLVDSLSGGGIPALRDFLQQQAQQQKFANRSGLFRLAIDRAFTLSGQGTVVTGTVHGGAFNLQSSDIKLRLMPANTPIRVRSIHAQNLPSTNAYAGQRCALNIANMPKEAIERGDWLADERCFTPSIRIDVQLQLLNNLTQPIITWMPVHVHMGAAHVMAHVVPLSKETLQAGEQAYAQLVFDSPQCAMPGDRFIIRNAQAKQTLGGGWVLDANGPDRKRRTPARLSWLASIANYLTDQQLLLLLSQAPYGIPYPDLQRLIHGDVEQLVIPDSALWVTPTTNKQSAVMMDKSQWETLLSHIEDTLKLAHQRYPDEPGIGADRLRRMTAPAMPISLWQSALQTLVQAQRLNLQGAWYHLPEHTVSFSEQEQQLAEQILLLSHQGQYDPPWVRELASLLDIPEQEIRQLGRKLVQQGKLYQVQPDLLYHHQHIEQLAQLMRQRPKDQGIKAAELRDQLALGRKRTLQILEFFQRIGYSRRLHDRHVIRPDNLLFTS; encoded by the coding sequence ATGATTATTGGCACTGCGGGGCATATCGATCACGGTAAAACGGCACTGGTGCGCGCGCTCACCGGCGTGAATACCGACCGTTTAAAAGACGAGCAAGAGCGAGGCATTACCATTAGTTTGGGCTATGCCTATCAACAGCTTGAACAAAATATCACCTTAGGCTTTGTGGATGTGCCGGGTCACGAAGGCTTAATTCATACCATGGTGGCGGGCGCTACCGGCATTGATTATGCCATGTTGGTGGTGGCGGCAGATGACGGCATCATGCCGCAAACCCTTGAGCATATCGCTATTTTATCGTTACTCGGCCTCACTCAAGGTTGTGTTGTCATTACCAAACAAGATAAGGCTCAGCCCGAGCAATTGGCGCAAACTCAGGCGCAACTAAGCCAAGCATTGGCTAATACCTTTTTAAACACTGCGCCGCGATTTTTAGTCGATAGTTTATCCGGTGGTGGCATCCCTGCTTTAAGGGATTTTTTACAACAGCAAGCCCAGCAGCAAAAATTCGCGAATCGTAGTGGTTTGTTTCGCCTCGCCATCGACCGCGCTTTTACCTTAAGCGGCCAAGGCACTGTGGTCACCGGTACGGTACACGGTGGCGCATTCAATTTGCAGAGCAGTGATATTAAGCTGCGCTTGATGCCTGCCAACACGCCCATAAGAGTGCGCAGTATTCATGCACAAAACTTACCTAGCACCAACGCTTATGCGGGCCAGCGCTGCGCCTTAAACATTGCCAACATGCCTAAAGAAGCCATAGAGCGCGGCGACTGGCTCGCCGATGAGCGCTGCTTTACGCCGTCAATCCGCATCGATGTGCAATTACAGCTGCTTAATAATCTTACGCAGCCCATCATCACTTGGATGCCGGTACATGTGCATATGGGGGCGGCCCATGTAATGGCGCATGTGGTACCGCTCAGCAAGGAAACCCTGCAAGCAGGTGAGCAAGCTTATGCGCAACTGGTGTTTGATAGCCCGCAATGTGCCATGCCCGGCGACCGTTTTATTATTCGCAACGCCCAAGCCAAGCAAACTCTTGGCGGCGGCTGGGTACTGGATGCCAATGGCCCAGACCGAAAGCGCCGTACTCCCGCGCGCTTGAGCTGGCTGGCGAGCATAGCTAATTATCTAACTGACCAGCAGCTGCTTCTTCTACTCAGCCAAGCCCCTTACGGCATTCCCTATCCAGACTTACAGCGCCTAATTCACGGAGATGTCGAGCAGCTGGTCATTCCCGACTCTGCACTCTGGGTAACGCCTACGACCAATAAGCAGTCGGCCGTGATGATGGATAAATCGCAGTGGGAAACGCTACTGAGCCACATTGAAGACACGCTCAAGCTAGCTCACCAGCGCTATCCAGATGAGCCAGGCATAGGAGCGGATAGGTTGCGCCGCATGACGGCTCCCGCCATGCCGATCTCTTTGTGGCAGAGTGCTTTACAGACGCTGGTGCAAGCCCAGCGACTTAATTTACAAGGCGCTTGGTATCACTTGCCAGAGCACACAGTGAGCTTCAGTGAGCAAGAGCAGCAGTTAGCGGAGCAAATCCTGCTGTTATCTCATCAAGGCCAGTACGATCCGCCTTGGGTGCGCGAGTTGGCAAGCCTATTAGACATACCAGAACAAGAAATCCGCCAACTGGGCCGTAAGCTGGTACAACAGGGCAAGCTGTATCAGGTACAGCCCGATTTACTCTATCATCATCAGCATATTGAGCAGCTGGCACAACTAATGCGCCAACGCCCGAAAGATCAGGGCATAAAAGCCGCCGAACTACGGGATCAATTGGCACTGGGTCGTAAGAGAACGCTGCAAATACTCGAATTCTTTCAACGAATTGGCTATAGCCGACGACTACATGATAGACATGTGATCCGGCCCGACAATCTGCTATTTACAAGCTAG
- a CDS encoding formate dehydrogenase accessory sulfurtransferase FdhD: MDDATLDNLAPSQAVRTQAGTEHTLANEVPLAITLNGLNHAVMMVSPYQLEAFIIGFLLTEGIILHHRDIHDLEFISQQNAIIANVTLANRCHQPWQEQRRNLAGRTGCGLCGIESLEAAIPNLPPLPASELPNIDALMGLRAQLPAWQKLNRDCGALHAAFFANMQGKIQHASEDVGRHNALDKLLGWHHRQSNPPGMMLVTSRCSIELILKMVRTYNPTLITLSAPTVLAVEQARHYQLNLIHLPYQQQPRVYAASIQV; encoded by the coding sequence ATGGACGATGCGACCTTAGATAATTTGGCTCCCAGCCAAGCTGTGCGCACACAGGCAGGCACAGAGCATACCCTCGCCAATGAAGTCCCGTTAGCCATTACTCTTAATGGTTTAAATCACGCCGTTATGATGGTCAGCCCCTATCAGCTGGAAGCCTTTATCATTGGCTTTTTGTTGACCGAAGGCATCATTCTGCACCACAGAGATATTCACGACCTCGAATTTATTAGCCAACAAAACGCCATCATCGCTAACGTCACGCTGGCTAATCGCTGCCATCAGCCGTGGCAGGAGCAAAGGCGCAATCTGGCGGGCCGGACCGGTTGCGGCTTGTGTGGTATCGAATCATTAGAAGCCGCTATCCCTAACTTACCGCCTTTACCAGCCAGCGAACTGCCCAATATCGACGCGCTGATGGGCCTGCGCGCACAACTGCCTGCTTGGCAAAAATTAAATCGAGACTGTGGCGCTCTGCACGCCGCTTTTTTTGCCAATATGCAGGGTAAAATCCAGCATGCCAGTGAAGATGTGGGCCGCCATAATGCGCTCGATAAACTATTAGGTTGGCATCACCGCCAGTCCAATCCGCCTGGTATGATGTTAGTCACCAGCCGTTGCAGCATAGAGCTGATCCTAAAAATGGTGCGTACTTATAATCCTACGCTTATCACCTTGAGCGCCCCTACTGTGTTGGCAGTCGAGCAGGCTCGGCACTATCAGCTCAACTTGATACACTTGCCCTATCAGCAGCAGCCCAGAGTTTATGCGGCATCAATTCAGGTGTGA